The DNA sequence GGCTCTCCGGGATAGCGCAGATAGAACGACCAGCCGTCGTACGGCGGCGGCCCGATCGGCCCGCTCGTCATGCCCCGCACCGCCCGCGTGTCCGGCCCCGCGCCCCGCACCCGGAACACCTCGTCGAAGCGCGGAGCCTCGGCCTGCGCCGCCGCGGGGCGGCGTGGGTCCTGGAGCAGGCTGAAGACGACCACGCCCTTGTCCGGCCGGTCCCCGGCCACCCGGTTGTCGGCGACGATCTCGATCGGCACCCACTGGCCGCCGGGGCCGCCGCCGAGGTCGACCTGGACCGGGGCCGGGCCTTCCACCTCGTACTGCGGCGCGCCGCGCGCGAGGTGCACGGCCAGGTCGAGATCGGCGTTCACCTCCACCTGGAACTTCGCCTCGCGGGTCCACTCCGCCATGTTCAGCGTGAAGCCGGGCTCCTCCAGGCGGACCCAGGCGTCCGGGTCGAAGGCGCCCCACTCCTTCCAGCCGGTGCCGATGTTGCGGTGGATGCGCAGACTCGCGGGCAGGCTCTGCCACTTGCTGCGCACCGCCCAGGTGCCGCCGGGTCCGATGGGACTGAGCCGCGCGCCGACCCTCAGCAGCGCGTGCGTGGGGTCGTTGGCCGCCAGCTGGTACGTCGGGCCGAAGTCGCACGGCAGGTAGTAGCTGAGGTTGTCCACCTCGATGCGCAGCACGTAGCGGCCGCGGCCGAGGACGCCCTGGGCGTTGCGCACGGTGTGCGCGAACCGGCGGACGTGGTGGCCCCAGCAGGCCCCGATGGACGTCGCCTTCTTGCCGTACTCCTCCTCCACGGCGACGCCCGCGGGGTTCCACCGCACCTCGCTCTCCTGCCGCAGCCTGCGCTCCAAGGTGTGGCGCACCAGCGGCATCCGGCTGCTCTTGCCGGTGAGGAAGATCCGGTCGAGCTCGCTGGCCGTCACGATGTTCTTCGTGAGGGCGACCACGAGATCCATGATCTCCTTGAGGTCCGGCGCGAGGAGCCCCGCGAACGTCGCGGCATCGAGCACCGGCGTCCACGCGCCGCCTGCCCCGGCGTGCTCGCCCGCCGCCCCGAGCCGCCCCAGGAGCACCTCCAGCGTCTCCGGCAGCGGCTGGTACGCGGCCTCGCCCGCGCCGAGCCGGAACTTGGCGTCCTCGGCCAGCTCCCACAGCAGCCAGAACGTCTGCTCCGCGTCCTCCCGGTCCGCCGCCACCACGGTGTCGGCGCTCCACCGCGTGGGCACCACGCGGTCCACCAGGTCCGCCGGATACCCCTCGATCTCGGGGTCGCGGTCGAGCAGGGTGCGCGGCACATAGCGGCCGTCGACGGCGTACGGGGCCTTGAGCGAGCCCACGACGTGCTCGAACCGCTCCGCCTCGCCGGTGAGCAGATGGTCGGCGAAGGCCGCCTTGTACCAGCGGAAGAGGCGCAGCGTCATGAGGTCGCCGCCCAGCTGGAGGTGGCCGGTGGACCCGAGCAGCGTGGGCGTGAGGACGTACAGACGGCCGGTGAACCGGGGATCCTGACCCGGCACCGGGTCGGGCGTCGCGTCCTTGAGCCGCAGATTGATCAGGGCCAGGTCAGTGGTGCCGCCGCCGATGTCGATGACCAGGACGTTCTGCTGCCAGGCCGGGGACGGGCCGGGCAGCGGGCGGCAGCGCGCCCGGAACGCCTCGACACCGGCCACGAAGTCGCCGCCGAAGTCCCGCATGATGAAGAAGAGCGCGGCCGCCACCGCCTCGTCGAACTGGGTGTCCACCAGCGTCACGCCGAGCCCGTCGCCCGCGCCGTCGGCCCCCGCGCCGACCAGCTCCCGCAGCCTGCGGCGCACCCCGGGCGGCGCCACCGTCGGATACGTCATCACGACGTGGTCCAGCCTGCCCTGGTGGAACTCCTTGGGGTTGGCGGCGAGGTAGTCGTCCGTCTGGTCGAGCAGATAGCGCAGCCCTTCACGGATCAGGTCGTCGGCCGTGAAGCGCTCGAGGCCCGGCATCTCGTGATCGCGTCCCAGATACTGCTTGACGCCCCGGTACGACTGGGCCCCGCCCATGGGCAGTCCGCCCACCGGGATCCGCTCCTGGCCCATCCGCACCCGCAGCTCCGGGTTCGTGGCGACGACCTCGATGCGGCTGGCCAGCTCCGTGCCGCCCAACTGGTCGAGGTCGACGGGGAACAGCCTGAGCACGTCCAGCGGCAACTCGTCGAAGGCCCGGTGGTAGCACTGGTGCAGCAGGGGCGTCGCCGCCCGGCGCAGCCGCTCGTCCCGGGACGCGATCCGCAGTTCGAGCGCGGTGTACAGCGCGTGCACCCAGCCGTCTCCGCCGTACCCGCTCTCCAAGGCGTTCGCGAGCGCCTGCCCGCCGCCCGCCTCGGCCCGTGGAGCGTCGCCTTCCGTGAGGTACTGCCGCGCGACGTCGGTGAGCAGTTCGCGCCACTGCGCCCGCTCCCCGGCGCACGCGTCCGGATCGGCGAGCAGCTTCATCAGCTCCTTGCGCAGACGCCCCTCCTGGTACCGCGACATGGCGCGCACGTCGAGCTGGCGCATGTCGTGGACGGTGACCGTGGAGTTCGTCGTGCCGAAGTCCACCGCCGCGAAGCCGAAGTGACGCACGGCGCCCTCCGGCACCCGGCGTGCTCCCGGGCCGCCGGGCGCGGCACCGGTGGGCTCGGCGGCCCCGGGGGGCCGGGGCGCGGGGTCGGCGGGCGCGGCGTGGGACGCGCTGGGCGCGGCGAAGGCGTCGCCGCGCCGGGCGGGCTCACTGGCCGCAGACCTGGACCACAGCTCGGCGTCGTACCACTGTCCGGAGCTGGAGCCGGAGCTCTGTGCCGAAGCGGCCTGGGAGGCCGGGGGGACCGGCGGGACGGGTGGCACGGGTGGGGCCATGGCCATGTCCAGACGCAGGATGGTGGAGACCTCGGTCGTGGCGTGGATGGTGCCCACGGGACGCCCGGTGACCGGATTGATCTCGTGATGCGTGAAGCGGACGACCAGCGGCAGCGCGGTCCGCTCAAGACGCTCGGCCAGCGCCACGGCACCGCGCGCCCGCACGGTCACCGGCGCCCTGACGACCTGGCCCTCCACGGAGCGGAACGCGCCGTCGAGCGCGGTCCTTTCGAGCACGGGAAGGCCGGGGTCCGTGTGCAGCACCTCGGCCTTGCTGACGACGACACCCCCGCCGGTCGGCCGCAGCTCCACATCGGGCAGCTGGACGGCCGACAGCGGGCCGAGCAGGGTGAATCCGCCGCCGCGGGCGTCCGCCACGCACGACGGCCCCGAGGCTACGAAACGGGCATGCAGTCCCATGGCGTCTCCGTGGGTCAGGACTTGCGCAGGGCGGTGGGCTGCTGGGCGGGGCCCTTGACGGTGGACGTCCGCCCGCCGCGGGCCGCGCCGGGGCGCGCGGACGGCCGGGGCAGGGGCATCGCTTCCAGGCGCGCGGCCAGGTCCAGTGGGGCGCCGCCCTGGGCCGCGCCGTCGCCGCGCAGGCCGGACAGGAGCAGCTCGGGCGTGTCGGTGGCGTTCACATAGCGCTCGCCCTGTGCCAGGGCCTTGCCCGCCTGCCGCGCGAACTCCGCCTGGTGGGCAGCCAGATGCCCGTGCACCAGATCCACGAGGGCGGCGACCAGCTCGCGCCGCATCCGGACCACATGCGCGACATGGCGCTCCAGCGGGTCACGGTCCTCGGGCTGGTCCGGATGCCAGGGGAAACAGCGGTCGAGCCGCAGCGGGAAGCCGGCGTCCACGTCCACCGGATCCGGCTGCGGGGGCACCGTCTGCCGCAGCTCCGCGCGGTACCACTCCGGGTTGGTCGTGGCGATCAGCGCGCCGAGCCGGTCCCGGCGCGGCGGGGGCAGCTTGCCGCGCCGCTGCTCCTCCGCGGTGATCTCGATCCAGTCGCGGCGCAGGTCCTCGAGGGAGTCGGCGTGGTCGTCGAGCCGCGCCTCGTACGCGGCCCGGATCCGGTCGTGAACGAGGGCAAGCAGCGCCTCGTGCGACGCCCGGAACGCCACCAGGAGCTCCTCGGGGCCGCTCGGAATGCCCGGCGCCGGATCGCTCTCCGCGGCGGCGGGCTCCTGCGTGAAGAGGCCGAGGAGCGCCAGTTCGTCCTGCACGTGCTGGGCGAAGTCCGCGTCGCCCTCGGTGGCGTGCGGCGCCACGACCAGGTGCCGCTCCCGGTCCACCGCCGCGAACAGCTCCTTCCACTGCGGCCATGCGGCGACCGCCACGGCGGCCTCGTCGACCAAGTGCCGGCGCAGCGCGTCGTCGCCGCGCGCCCCGTCCGTGGCCCGCTCCAGGACGAGCACCTCGCGCAGCGCGGCCAGCGCCTGCCGTGTGGAGTGCAGGGTCCGCTGGATCTCCTGGTACGCGGGCGGGTACTCCGTCTCCGGGTGCGCCGAGCGCTCCGCGGTGATCAGCGCGAGCCGGGCCCGTTCCACCGCTCCGGCCCGACGGCGCACCGCGCTGCTCTTGAGGGTGCCACCGTGCTCCCTGGCGTGCGCGGTGAGTTCACCGCGCAGCAGCCGCAGCCCGCCGTCGTGGGCGTACTCCCGCAGCGCCCGGATCAGCCCGCTGCCCGGTGCGTCCGCTTCGAGCCGGTCGGCGACGCGCGCCCACAGGCCGGTCAGCACCGGTTGGCCGGTGTCGCTGCCCGCCTCGCGCACGCGGGCGCGCGTCCCGTCCGCCCCCTCGCCGCCGAGGACGCCGGAGGCGCGCAGCGCGGCGAGACCCACCATGGGCGAAACCAGGATGAGCTGCTTGTGCTGCCCGGCGGGCAGCAGTGACTGCGAGGCCTCGACGATGTCGTCGAGCACCCCGGTGTCCTTCTGGCCGAGCAGCCGCCGCTCCGTCAGGCGCTCGGGCGCGCCCAGGAGCGCGGCCTCGAGGCCGGCCGCGTCGTCGACCGGCAGCTGGTCGAAGCGGCCGCCCGCGACCAGGATGCTCTCGCGCAGCTCCTCGTCCGACCTGCGCTCGCGCCCGTCCGCCGTGGGTTCGCGCAGCATGTCGAAGAAGTCCTGCTCACTGGCCACGGGTCCGCGCTGGGCGTTCATCAGGACCAGCACGGTGTGGATGTCACGCAGCTCGCGCCGGCTCAGGAACCGGTCCCGCACACCCGACTTGGGGCTGTTCAGACCGGGAAAGTCCATCAGCGTGAGCGCGCCCACGTCCCCCAGGTCCCACACGGTCCGCGGCACCCGCACCCGCAGCTCGACCTTCCTGATCAGCGGTACGCACGCGGCGAGCACGTCGTCCGGGATCCGGCTGCCCGGCGCCGCCGTGCCGCGCCGGTCCCAGCCGCCGTCCCGTTCCCGCGGCACGCTGGGCAGCGACATGGCCTGCTTGGCCTGCGCGTCGGACAGGTCGTAGCGCCGCCCGAGCAGCGGCGCGCCCTCTTCGTACGCGCCGTGCAGCAGCAGGGTCTCCTCGGCGACGGCACTCATCTTGGAGCCCTGCGCGGAAAGGCCGTACCGGCGGCACCAGTCGACCAGCGGCTGCCACCCCTCGGGCCCCGGCCGCGCCGCACCCAGCTCGTCCAGCTCCCGCTCGCCAAGCCCCTCCAGGCCCGCCAACTCCTTCAGCCTGCCGTGCAGATGCGCCATCAGCTCGGCGGTCTCGGGCGCCGTGCAGTAGACGACCGCGCGCTCCTGCAACGACGGCCCCGGCTCCCCGTCGCTCGACTGGTCTATGCGGATGGCCGTCACGTTCCCCGTGGTCGGCACGTGGCTCACCGACAGCAGACCCGGCATCCCCAGCAGCGCCTCGATCAGCAGCGACTTGCCCGCGCTGAACTCGCCGACCACACCGATCGACAGCGGATCACGCGCCTCCCCCAGGAGATGGGCGACCCCCGACCGGAACTCCGCCCGCCGGGACGCGAGCGCGTCCTCGTCCGGATCGTGCGCCGGAGCGCGCTCCAGGGCTTCGAGCATGCCGACCGCCCACTGGGCGTACATGTCCGTACTGGCGCCCATGACAGCGGACCTCCCCCCTGCGCCGTCCCCGCGCAGGGTGCCACCGGCCCTCGGGACCGTGACGAACCGCCGCAGTCGGCGCTCAGGGCAATGTCCCGCGAAACGCCCCCGTTGGGCAACAGGATGTGCCAATTTCCCTGAATTCGCGCGGAGTTGTACTCGGTACGACCTGCGCCTGGCACCCTCGGGATATGGCCACGCCGCGCCAGGGACATCAGGGGGACCCCTACGCGCGGGACCCGGGGGAGTTCCAGATCCCGTACTCCTGGGTCCCCGAGCCCGACCTGCCCACCGGACGACACGTGGACGGGCCGGGCCCCGGCCGCCCCACCGCCCCGCGCCGCCGCCGGGTACGACGCGGCGCCCTCGTGCTCGTGGCCGTGCTCGCCCTGGGCACCTCGGCGGCGGCCGCCCTCAGCCAGGAGACCCTTCCGAACGACTGGCTGCCCGCCTGGGGCGTAGGCCCCTTCCCCGACCGCTCACGCACACCGCACACCTCCACGGACACGCACACGACCACGGCGGCGGCAGGAGGCGAGGACTCTCCTTCGGCCACGGACACAGCCACAACCACAGCCACGGACGCTGCCACGGCCACCGACACCGATCCGGGCACAGACACCCCCTCCGGTACGCCCGTCAGCTGGGCCGACCTCGACGTGGGTGACTGCGTGGCCGCACGCGAGGCCCGCACCACAGCGCTGCGCGTCGACTGCGACGACGCCCACCACTTCGAGCTCTTCGCCACCGCCCCGCGCTATCGAGCCACCACCTACCCCGGGGACGCCGTCGCCCAGGCGCACGCCCGACAACAGTGCGCACAGCGCTTCACCGCCTTCACCGACGCCTACCTCGGCACCGACGACCTGAACTGGACCGCGGGCACCGTCGGCCGCTCCTCCTGGAGCGTGGGCCGCCGCCCCGTCTTCTGCTACCTCATGGACCGCTCGAAGAGCGCGCTGTACGGCTCAGCCCTGTCGGACGCCCCCGGTTTCACCGCCTCCGACTGACCAGCACTCCACGGTCGCGCCGTCGGACGTGGGACCTGTGCGGCTCATCAGGCCCGCAGATAGCGGATCACCGCGAGCACCCGTCGGTTGTGGTCGTGCGACACGGGCAGCCCCAGTTTGTCGAAGACCGCCGCCACATGCTTCTCCACCGTGCCCGCCGACACCACGAGGGCCTGTGCGATCGCCGCGTTCGAACGGCCCTCCGCCATCAGCTTCAGCACCTCCCGCTCCCGCTCGGTCAACGGCGCCAGCTCCGCCGCGCGGTGGCTCGCGCCCGCGAGCTGGGTGACGACCTCGGGATCGAGCGCGGTGCCGCCCGCCGCCACCCGCTCCAGCGCGTCCGCGAACTCCGCGATGTTGGCGACCCGGTCCTTCAGCAGATAGCCCACCCCTGCCGAGCCGCCCGCGAGCAGCCGCGTGGCGTACTTCGTCTCCACGTACTGCGAGAACAGCAGCACTCCCGTGCCCGGGTGCGTACGGCGGATGTCGATGGCGGCCCGTAGGCCCTCGTCCGTATGGGACGGCGGCATCCGGATGTCGACGACGGTGACGTCGGGTCGGTGCTCGGCCACCGCCACGCGCAGTGCGTCCGCGTCACCGACGGCTGCACACACCTCATGCCCCCGCTCCACAAGCATCTGGGCCAGCAATTCCCGCAGTACAGCGGCATCCTCGGCGATCACGACACGCATGGTGGAATGCTCTCACGCGTGCATCGGCAGCTCGACGACCGCTGTCGTCGGTCCACCCTCGGGGCTGTGGACCACCAGTCGGCCGTCGACCGGGCGCACCCGCTGGACGAGACCGGTCAGGCCGCTGCCCGCGCCGACGGCCGCACCGCCCCGGCCGTCGTCCACGACCTGGAGCCGCAGCATCCCGTCGTGGCACTCGTCCACCGTGAGGATCACCTGCGTCGCGCCGCTGTGCTTGATCACATTGGTGAGCAGCTCGGCCGCGCAGAAGTACGCGATGGTCTCGATCGCCGGGGTGGGGCGCCGGGGCACATCAGCGGTCAGCTCGACCGGGATGCTGCTGCGGGCGGCGAGCGTGGCGAGGGCGTCCGGCAGACCGTCGTCGAGCACCGGCGGGTGCAGGCCCCGGGCGAGGTCGCGCAGTTCGGTGAGTGCCTCGGTCGCGTTCCGATGGGCACCGTCGACGAGTTGTCGCACACGGGTCAGGTCGATGGGGTCGTCGGAGGGATCGGCCCGGTCGTCACTGTCCGCCGTGCCGAGCCGCTCCTTGATCATGTCCAGGCTCATGGCGACCGCGACGAGCCGGACCTGCGCTCCATCGTGCAGATCGCGCTCCACGCGGCGCAGCAGCGCCACCGAGTCGTCGACCGCCAGGGCGCGGGTCTCCTCCAGGTCACGCACCCTGTCGGCGAGCTGACTCGGGCCGAGCAGGGCACGCAGCAGCCAGCGGTCGGCCGATACCACAAGCCGTGTCGGCCACGGTGCGAGCAGCAGCAGCGCCACACCCAGCGCAAGGGCCCCGAACGTCCCGGCGAAGGTGTCCACTTCGAG is a window from the Streptomyces spectabilis genome containing:
- a CDS encoding dynamin family protein, coding for MGASTDMYAQWAVGMLEALERAPAHDPDEDALASRRAEFRSGVAHLLGEARDPLSIGVVGEFSAGKSLLIEALLGMPGLLSVSHVPTTGNVTAIRIDQSSDGEPGPSLQERAVVYCTAPETAELMAHLHGRLKELAGLEGLGERELDELGAARPGPEGWQPLVDWCRRYGLSAQGSKMSAVAEETLLLHGAYEEGAPLLGRRYDLSDAQAKQAMSLPSVPRERDGGWDRRGTAAPGSRIPDDVLAACVPLIRKVELRVRVPRTVWDLGDVGALTLMDFPGLNSPKSGVRDRFLSRRELRDIHTVLVLMNAQRGPVASEQDFFDMLREPTADGRERRSDEELRESILVAGGRFDQLPVDDAAGLEAALLGAPERLTERRLLGQKDTGVLDDIVEASQSLLPAGQHKQLILVSPMVGLAALRASGVLGGEGADGTRARVREAGSDTGQPVLTGLWARVADRLEADAPGSGLIRALREYAHDGGLRLLRGELTAHAREHGGTLKSSAVRRRAGAVERARLALITAERSAHPETEYPPAYQEIQRTLHSTRQALAALREVLVLERATDGARGDDALRRHLVDEAAVAVAAWPQWKELFAAVDRERHLVVAPHATEGDADFAQHVQDELALLGLFTQEPAAAESDPAPGIPSGPEELLVAFRASHEALLALVHDRIRAAYEARLDDHADSLEDLRRDWIEITAEEQRRGKLPPPRRDRLGALIATTNPEWYRAELRQTVPPQPDPVDVDAGFPLRLDRCFPWHPDQPEDRDPLERHVAHVVRMRRELVAALVDLVHGHLAAHQAEFARQAGKALAQGERYVNATDTPELLLSGLRGDGAAQGGAPLDLAARLEAMPLPRPSARPGAARGGRTSTVKGPAQQPTALRKS
- a CDS encoding septum formation family protein; amino-acid sequence: MATPRQGHQGDPYARDPGEFQIPYSWVPEPDLPTGRHVDGPGPGRPTAPRRRRVRRGALVLVAVLALGTSAAAALSQETLPNDWLPAWGVGPFPDRSRTPHTSTDTHTTTAAAGGEDSPSATDTATTTATDAATATDTDPGTDTPSGTPVSWADLDVGDCVAAREARTTALRVDCDDAHHFELFATAPRYRATTYPGDAVAQAHARQQCAQRFTAFTDAYLGTDDLNWTAGTVGRSSWSVGRRPVFCYLMDRSKSALYGSALSDAPGFTASD
- a CDS encoding response regulator transcription factor: MRVVIAEDAAVLRELLAQMLVERGHEVCAAVGDADALRVAVAEHRPDVTVVDIRMPPSHTDEGLRAAIDIRRTHPGTGVLLFSQYVETKYATRLLAGGSAGVGYLLKDRVANIAEFADALERVAAGGTALDPEVVTQLAGASHRAAELAPLTEREREVLKLMAEGRSNAAIAQALVVSAGTVEKHVAAVFDKLGLPVSHDHNRRVLAVIRYLRA
- a CDS encoding sensor histidine kinase — its product is MHDTSEAPSRSHSPTASGRSFLRVMLRAPLTRRAWRETAYCLLALPLGLVGGVVLAVLLALGAGLAVSLLGAVVGVLILVAGVRLARALGSVHRRMAAGLLGERLPALEPPSAGTGLFGRLDAGLRDGVGWRAVSYVLVKLPVSALGMYAVLWWLTGLVNVTAPLRWAVFGQQPSPGDTDGMPVLTPIPAGDLEVDTFAGTFGALALGVALLLLAPWPTRLVVSADRWLLRALLGPSQLADRVRDLEETRALAVDDSVALLRRVERDLHDGAQVRLVAVAMSLDMIKERLGTADSDDRADPSDDPIDLTRVRQLVDGAHRNATEALTELRDLARGLHPPVLDDGLPDALATLAARSSIPVELTADVPRRPTPAIETIAYFCAAELLTNVIKHSGATQVILTVDECHDGMLRLQVVDDGRGGAAVGAGSGLTGLVQRVRPVDGRLVVHSPEGGPTTAVVELPMHA